One window from the genome of Paenibacillus azoreducens encodes:
- a CDS encoding stalk domain-containing protein, whose translation MHKYYNSSTAIRHRSAAVLIAGLAIFAGGTSLSAAGALPVNDVFSTTSADSSVTSSGSAASASIRQSTAGTAFIQVTAGTYYSVGLRADGSVWTWGRNLLGELGLPDAAVASISAPVRLNHLTDIVSIATSGSGYQLAVKQDGTVWEWGKKSDSSTETQTPRQIPALTDVSQVSAMGSVNYALKRDGTVWAWTRNQETYEPGTPVRVQGLAKITSISVADNKVYALDSAGVLWIFSNKFEDNKLKLSPPARLAGIPAFKQISTASNGQMYGIDAAGTAWKCTLDMSSSVLKLSAKPSKIFPELKVKQIQAADGYAVLLTTRGDVWTYGKKPAGKEGKVNGLRGINSIAAGEYHSLAIDSTGQVWGWGGNKWYEVGVPQNKTDGMVYLPEKVRTPVTVKVNGNLLVSSFPAIMDKNLVSIPVKDIAKALDADLVVTSSAYGSTYCLKYKQVTVAFKSSQTEAEMNGRSITLPMPVYTENGATMIPASLLKEMGFDVKWDSTRSELNIQSR comes from the coding sequence ATGCACAAATATTATAATTCTTCTACAGCTATTAGACATCGCTCAGCTGCGGTTTTGATTGCCGGTTTGGCAATATTTGCAGGAGGAACTTCCTTATCCGCAGCAGGTGCTCTGCCTGTTAATGATGTTTTTTCCACTACTTCTGCAGATTCTTCCGTTACTTCTTCGGGATCGGCAGCATCCGCTTCCATTCGTCAATCCACTGCCGGAACCGCATTTATTCAAGTAACAGCCGGCACTTACTATTCTGTCGGATTGAGGGCAGACGGAAGCGTATGGACATGGGGACGCAACCTCCTTGGTGAACTTGGCCTGCCGGATGCAGCAGTCGCAAGCATAAGCGCCCCTGTACGATTGAACCATCTCACAGACATTGTATCGATTGCAACCAGCGGCTCCGGTTACCAGCTTGCGGTGAAGCAAGACGGAACCGTGTGGGAATGGGGAAAAAAATCTGATAGTTCTACAGAAACGCAAACCCCCCGCCAAATTCCCGCTTTAACGGATGTTTCCCAGGTTTCGGCTATGGGGAGCGTTAACTATGCCTTGAAACGTGATGGTACAGTATGGGCATGGACACGAAATCAAGAAACATACGAGCCCGGCACGCCGGTGAGAGTGCAAGGATTAGCGAAGATTACAAGCATCAGTGTCGCTGATAATAAGGTTTATGCTCTTGATTCGGCAGGTGTTCTCTGGATTTTTTCCAATAAATTCGAAGATAACAAGTTGAAATTATCACCTCCTGCCCGACTTGCCGGCATTCCGGCATTTAAACAGATCTCCACTGCCTCTAACGGTCAAATGTATGGAATTGATGCCGCCGGAACGGCCTGGAAATGCACACTCGACATGTCTTCATCGGTCTTGAAACTATCTGCCAAACCTTCCAAAATATTTCCAGAACTAAAGGTAAAGCAAATCCAGGCTGCGGACGGCTATGCCGTACTGCTTACCACACGGGGCGATGTATGGACATATGGGAAGAAACCTGCAGGTAAGGAAGGGAAAGTTAACGGCTTGAGAGGAATCAACTCCATTGCCGCCGGAGAATACCACAGCTTGGCGATTGATTCCACCGGGCAAGTGTGGGGCTGGGGAGGGAATAAATGGTATGAGGTCGGCGTGCCACAAAACAAAACCGATGGGATGGTGTATTTACCCGAAAAGGTCAGAACGCCGGTTACAGTAAAAGTCAACGGCAATTTGCTCGTTTCCTCTTTTCCCGCCATCATGGATAAGAATCTAGTCAGCATACCGGTTAAAGACATTGCAAAAGCGCTTGATGCCGATCTTGTAGTCACCTCTTCCGCATACGGAAGCACGTATTGTCTCAAATATAAGCAAGTCACTGTGGCTTTCAAGTCATCACAAACTGAAGCTGAAATGAATGGAAGGAGTATTACTTTGCCCATGCCTGTTTACACGGAGAACGGTGCAACTATGATCCCCGCTTCCCTGCTCAAAGAAATGGG
- a CDS encoding deoxynucleoside kinase produces MNQYHIPENAIITVAGTVGVGKSTLTAALADRLGFKTSLEQVEHNPYLEKFYHDFERWSFHLQIFFLAERFKEQKRIFELGGGFVQDRSIYEDTGIFAKMHADQGTMSETDFETYTSLFKAMVMTPYFPHPDVLIYLEGSLPSILNRIKERGREMEIQTDVSYWERMYERYSAWIHEFDACPVLRLNIDDYDVHDPESMSGILMKVGEIIRRS; encoded by the coding sequence ATGAACCAATATCATATCCCGGAGAATGCCATTATTACGGTGGCAGGCACTGTCGGCGTCGGCAAATCAACCTTAACGGCTGCTTTGGCGGACCGGCTGGGCTTCAAAACTTCGCTGGAGCAGGTTGAACATAATCCGTATCTGGAAAAGTTTTATCATGATTTTGAAAGATGGAGTTTCCATCTGCAAATTTTTTTCCTGGCGGAACGGTTTAAAGAACAGAAAAGGATTTTTGAATTGGGCGGCGGATTTGTTCAAGACCGCTCCATTTATGAAGATACCGGTATCTTCGCCAAAATGCATGCGGATCAAGGCACCATGTCGGAAACGGATTTTGAAACCTACACTAGTCTTTTTAAAGCCATGGTGATGACTCCGTATTTCCCGCATCCTGACGTGCTGATTTATCTTGAAGGCAGCCTGCCGTCGATTTTGAACCGGATCAAGGAACGCGGCCGCGAGATGGAAATTCAGACGGACGTTTCGTACTGGGAACGGATGTATGAGAGATATTCGGCCTGGATTCATGAATTTGATGCATGTCCGGTACTGCGCTTAAATATCGATGATTATGATGTGCATGATCCCGAATCCATGTCCGGCATATTGATGAAGGTTGGAGAAATCATCCGTCGATCATAA
- a CDS encoding deoxynucleoside kinase, with translation MKRTPFIAVEGPIGAGKTTLASMLAERIKLPIIKEIVEENPFIDKFYRNMDDWSFQLEMFFLCNRYKQLKETASEYINQGKPVISDYHIYKNLIFSNRTLSGIEREKYRQIYHVLTDDLPKPNIIFYIKASLDTLQQRIAKRGRTFEDGMDPGYLQQLIEDYDAAMADLATREPSTVIIAIDGNAVDFVENKKQFEEIVSQLKEHME, from the coding sequence ATGAAACGAACGCCATTTATTGCTGTTGAAGGTCCGATCGGAGCGGGGAAAACGACGCTGGCTTCGATGCTGGCGGAGAGAATCAAACTGCCGATCATCAAGGAAATCGTAGAGGAAAACCCGTTCATCGATAAATTCTATCGGAACATGGATGATTGGAGTTTCCAGCTCGAGATGTTTTTTCTCTGCAATCGGTACAAGCAGTTGAAAGAAACCGCAAGCGAATATATCAATCAAGGAAAACCTGTTATTTCCGACTATCATATTTATAAAAATCTCATATTCAGCAACAGGACCTTAAGCGGTATTGAGAGGGAAAAATACCGGCAAATATATCATGTCCTGACGGATGACCTGCCAAAGCCGAATATCATTTTCTATATCAAGGCCAGCCTGGATACGCTTCAGCAAAGGATTGCCAAACGGGGGCGGACTTTCGAAGATGGGATGGATCCGGGTTATCTGCAGCAGTTGATAGAGGATTATGATGCCGCAATGGCAGACCTTGCAACGCGCGAGCCTTCCACCGTTATCATTGCGATTGACGGAAACGCAGTCGATTTTGTCGAAAACAAAAAACAATTTGAAGAGATCGTCTCTCAACTGAAGGAGCATATGGAATGA